From Xanthocytophaga agilis:
GGCCAGCTATTGGATCATTATAAAGCATTAGGCAACATTACAACTGGCTACAATATCCTTTTTGTAATCTGTGGACTCGCTTATCTGATAGCCTGGGGATTCATGCACCTCTTTGCCCCTAAGATGGAAAAAGTAAATATATAGTCTCATTTAATCTATAGTTGTGTATGTCTCGTGTCTCCTTTAAAATGTATCTGAAGCCGGGTTATAAGGAAGAATATAAGAAACGACATGATGCTATCTGGCCTGAATTAAAGAAACTACTTCAGGAAACTGGAATCAGCAACTATTCTATTTTTCTGGACGAAGAGACACATACTTTATTCGGAGTACAGGAGATAGACGGCAATGCCTCCTCTCAACAGCTTGGAAGTAACCCCATTGTGCAAAAATGGTGGGCATTTATGGCAGATATTATGGAAACAAATCCGGATAACTCACCTGTAACCAAACCGTTAGAAGAAGTTTTTTATATGGAATAAAATTCCAGACATATTATGTACACTATACTTTAAAATAAACTACGTATGAAACATTTTTTGCTGACCTTTCTGCTATGTTTTTCTGTGGGACTGCTGATGGCACAGACTAAAATAGAAGATGAAATTACATCTCTGGAAAATAGACGATTTGATGCTCAAACCAATAAAAAAGAAGCTGTACTAAACGAAATATATGCAGATGATGCTATCTACACTCATTCAAGTGGACTACGCGAAAATAAGACAGATTACATTAAACATGTATTGTCCGGGCAGTGGGAATACCAGAAAGTAACGCTGGAAGAATTGAACGTACAGCCCTTTGGTACAACAGCCATCGGGACAGGCCGCGTTAAAATAAATGCCAATACCTTGATGTATACAGTAGTATACCTGAAACGCAAAGGAAAGTGGCAACTCGTAAACTGGACTTCAACCAAGTTACCGCCACCTCAAAACTAAGTTATATTTTTCTGTCAGTATAAGGTCTGCATTTCCCTTATACTGGCAACTGTCAGAGTAGAAGCAACTTCAGCACATCGTATTAGCCGCATTTTTTCTTAGATACCCTATCCCTATAAATTCATTGCCTTGTCTTGCAAAATCGGTAAGACCCTGGTTTGTATTTGCTTTTCGTAACGGATACCCTACTGTTATTTAACTATATCTGGTAATTCTACTCTTAATCCTCTAATGCTATGACAGTATTAAATGAAAATGCTATTGCCAGTCCGGTAGGAATCACACTGGACAGGTACATCAAACGCAAACAAAGCGAGTTTCCATTTGCTTCCGGTGAGTTATCTCAATTACTAAGAGATATCGCTCTGGCTGGCAAGATTATCAATCGTGAAGTGAACAGAGCAGGTCTTATTGACATAACAGGTGCTTTTGGAAATCAGAATGTTCAGGGTGAACAGCAACAGAAACTGGATGTGGTGGCCAATATCCGGTTTATCCGGGCATTGAAAAACGGCGGGGAAGCCTGTGCCATTATTTCAGAAGAAACCGATGAGATTATCCTGACAGGCAACGAACATGGAAAATATATAGTAGCTATAGATCCACTTGATGGTTCTTCCAATATTGATGTCAACGTTTCGATTGGAACTATATTCTCTATTTACAGGCGTGTGTCTCCTATTGGTGAAGCACCTGTAATGGAAGATTTTTTACAGGGTGGACGTAAACAGGTAGCTGCAGGTTATATTCTCTACGGATCATCCACTATGATGGTGTACACGACAGGTCATGGTGTAGTTGGCTTTACCTACGAAAACTCACTGGGTGAATTTTTCTTATCTCACCCAGATCTGAAGATTCCGAAGCAAGGCAGCATATTTTCCTGCAATGAAGGGTACTGGTATCAGTATGCTGAATGTGTCCGGTTGTATCTGGACCAATGCAAACGTCAGGGATATAGTGGCCGTTATATCGGATCACTGGTAGCGGACTTTCATAGAAATCTGTTGAAAGGTGGTATATATTTATACCCTGCTCTTCCAACCCAACCAGAAGGAAAACTGCGCCTCTTATATGAATGCTATCCGTTAGCCTTTTTAGTGGAGCAGGCAGGAGGTAGAGCTATTAATGGCAGTCAGGCAATTCTGGATGTTATACCTACCAGTTTACATCAGCGAAGTCCTTTGTTTATTGGTTCGGATGTAATGGTGAAAGAGATGGAGCGGCAATATCTGATGGAGAATCAGTTCCGGCATCAATAGGATAACAGAAGAATAAAATATCTATTCTCACAGATGGATATTTTATTCTTCAAATTTAGGTAAATAGATTCTTCAACCCTTACATTTACAGCTTTTTACCAATAGTCTGTTTTTGTGAGGCAATACAAAAAGATCGTTGTTACTGGAACATCCGGTTTTCTGGGAAGCCGGGTAGCCAAGTTTTTGCCAACTGTTTTTACCGGAGCTACTATTCTCGCTACATCTCGTAAATCGGATAAGAAATCTGCGTTGGAACAGGCAGGATGTATATTTATTCCAGGAGATCTGACAGATGTTGCTTTCTGCCGACAGATTATGGCTGATGCGGATGCCATAGTGCATTGTGCTGCCTTATCTTCTCCCTGGGGCAAAAAAGAAGATTTTGAGAAGGCAAATGTAATAGCAACACAAAATCTGCTGGAGGCTGCTATTGCAGAAAAAGTGAGTAGGTTTGTTTTTATTTCCACACCCAGTATTTACTTCAATTATACCGATCGCTTCCAGATTTCTGAACAGGAGCCTTTGCCTTACCGAATGGTCAATGAGTACGCAGCTACCAAACTAAAAGCTGAACGATTGGTGCTGGCTGCCAATAGTGATATACTGGAGACACTTGCTTTACGCCCCAGAGCTATTATTGGGGCAGAAGATACGGTTATCTTCCCTCGGGTCCTGAAAGCCTATCAGGAGAACAAACTGGTTATCATTGGTTCTGGTACCAACAAAGGAGATATTACCTGTGTACTCAATGTAATTGAGGCTATAATTTGTGCATTAAATGCCCAAAAACAGGCAATGGGACAAGCATACAATATTAGCAATGACGAACCTGTAGTATTATGGGAAGTATTAAATAATCTACTTCAACAACTGGAGTTAGAGCCTATTAAGCGCAAACTTCCGTATTGGATAGTGATGACAGCTGCCTGGATCACAGAACAACGATACAAATGGTTTAAACCTGATGAAGAACCTCCCATTACACAACATGGCATTGGAAGTCTGGCCAGATCTATGACTATGGATATTTCATTGGCTAAAAAAAATTTAGGGTATAAACCTGTACAAACGACGCAGGAAGGAATAAATGAGTTTATCGAATGGTACAAGAGTCAGAAAACGGTATAAAGCTTCGGATTTTTCAGTCAGGCTATTGTCTGTCAGATGGGCATGTAGTAAATCCGAAAGTAAGAAGAGGAAAAGTGCGTTTTTATGCTACTTGGTTATTGATTCAGCATCCTGTACATGGCAACATCCTTTTCGACACAGGATACACAGATCGTTTCCATTCGGCAACCCGAAGGATGCCCTATACTTTATATGCCTGGGCAACCCCAGTAGTTGTACACAAAGAAGACACCGCCATCGAACAACTCAAAGAGATAGGTCTTTCGGCAAAAGATATTGATACTATTATCCTTTCACACTTTCATGCAGATCATATAGGAGGAGTAAAAGACTTTCCCTATTCACAATTTATTTGTAGCCGAAAAAGCATGGAAGAAGCGATAGCAAAGAAAGGATGGTCTGCCGTCAAAAAAGGCATATTACCTGATTTGTTGCCTGATGACTTTGTAAGCAGAACTAAATTCATAGAAGAACTCACACAGCAAGAGATTGACCACCCATCAGGTCTGGTGATGTATGATCTTTTTAATGATGGTATGCTAAAACTGATAGAATTGCCTGGCCATGCCCGGGGCATGCTGGGTATACGGATACAACATACAGATGGGATTACTGTATTTGCCAGTGATGCCTACTGGAGTTTGGATACTTTTCAGCAAAGGATTTTACCCAGACAGAGAGTAAAGCTGTTTTTTGATAGTTGGGGAGACTATGTAGACAGTTCTGAAAAGTTATACAGATATCATAAGAACCATCCTGAAGAACGGCTATTATTTACGCATTGCCCACAAACAATGAATTTTATTACTGGCAAATCTGCTAAGATTAACTAAGTAGCTATAGGTGTAGATTCATGAAACTAAAAATAGTGTATTACTGGCTTTACTTTCGATTCAAAAGAAAGTCCAAAACCAGAAAAGAGCTAACACAGTACCAGCAACGTAAGCTTCAGTCTTTTTTTGCCAAGGTATTAACTCAATCGCCTTACTATGCGACATTTGTAAAAGAAGGAAAAGTGCTTGATGATTTTCCTATTATCAACAAGCAGATTTTCATGGAGATGTTTGATCAGATCAATACGCAGGGAATCAAGAAACAACAAGCTATGGAAATAGCTTTGCAAGCCGAAGAAAGTCGAAACTTCTCTCCGGAATATGGTAAGCTGACTGTAGGATTGTCAACAGGGACAAGCGGAAAACGAGGGTTGTTTGTTGTATCTGAAAAGGAACGGGCCCAATGGGTAGGACTGGTGATGAATCGTGTAATCAAACCCATCTTTTTCAAAAAACAAAAAATTGCATTCTTCCTTCGGGCAAACAGTAATCTATACAGTTCTATCCGATCATCTCTTTTTGAGTTTGCCTATTTTGATATTTTCAAACCTGTTGATGAACTACTTGCAGATTTAAATGCCTATCAACCGCATATTCTGGCAGCACAACCTTCTGTTTTATCCGATATTGCAGATCGGCAGCAAAGAGGGTTACTACATATATCTCCAAAGCAGATTATTTCTTTTGCAGAGGTACTACAGGATGAAGACAATCACTTTATTTCATCTGTTTTTAACGTTTCTATCACACAAGTGTATCAGTGTACAGAAGGTTTTCTGGGAGTAAGTTGCACCCATGGGACTATCCATCTGAATGAGGATTTCCTATTGATAGAGAAGAAAACAATTGAAGGCCGTAGATTTCACCCTGTTATTACAGACTTTACACGTAGCACACAACCCATAATACGCTATGAACTGGACGACATCTTGATTGAAAGAGAGTCTCCCTGTCCCTGTGGATCTGTTTTTCTGGGTCTGGAGCGAATCGAAGGACGGGCCGATGATGTACTCGTTTTTACTACATCAGAAGGTAAGGTTAAACTCTATCCGGATATAATTTGTCGAATGATTGCACGCAGGACAAATGACTTCCGGACATATCGGATCGTTCAGACTGACGAGTCTCATGTACGTATAGAATTAGACTGTGACCCAGGTGATTTTGATACTGTTGGACAGAGAATACAAGCAGGAATAGAGGATTTATTACAGACGAATCATGTTTACTCTATAACAATTGAGTTACAAAAAGGAATAACTACTAGCCCCGGAAGTAAGCTTCGAAAGGTTACCAGGGCAATCTTATAGTAAAGCGAATACAACAGAGGGAATATCCGGATAGACAATAGGATGAATATTAAAATACAGGCAATAGAAAAATACATGCCTGGATCTGTGGTTAATTCTACAGATCTGGAAAAACATTTGCAGTTACCAACTGGCTGGATTGAAAAAAATAGTGGAGTACTAACACGGAACTGGGCAAATCCTTACGAATCTGTAGGTTCGATAGGAGCTGAAGCATTAAAGCGAGCCTTAGCAAAAGCTTCGTTGCAATTGTCAGAGCTGGACTTATTGATAGCGGCAGGGGCGTCTTATGACCACCCGATTCCCTTCAATGCCGCACTAATCAAAAAACAAATTGATACAGAATATGCCGATACTCCCTGCTTTGATGTAGATTCCACCTGTCTGAGCTTTCTGCATGCACTGGATATTGCCCATCTCTATCTGCAATATAGAGGATTAAAGCGAGTGGCAATTGTTAATGCAGAAATCGCATCACGTAATCTTGATCCCAATGATCCTAAAACCTACTCTTTGTTTGGTGATGCTGCCATAGCTGTAATTCTGGAAGCTTCTTCTACTGAGGGGTATCAGCCTATCGGAGCGAGTTTCAAAAATTATACGCAGGGAGTTGAATATGCTAAAATCTATGCGGGTGGGTTAGTAAAACAGGGAATAAGCGCTGTACCTGAAGAGTTCTATTTCCAGATGCAGGGAAAACACATGATTAAGTTAACACTGGAGAAACTGGCTGGTTTTATGGATGATTTTTCCCAACAGACTCATACACAACTGATAGAATATGATTTTGTACTTCCTCACCAAACCAGCCGGATAGGCAATGAACTGTTTATACGCACTTACAATCTTGATCCCCAAAAAGTAGTTTTGACGTTACCCCACTATGGTAATTGTATTTCGGCTTCTATTCCTTTAGGCTTAGAGGTATTATGGAATAATCAGCAGCTTGTCAAAGGTTCCAGAATGTTATTGGCAGGGTCTGCAGCAGGTCTGTCTCTCGGAGCTATTGCACTACAGTTTTGATAGGGTAAACTTTTATTCAACTGTTTTACCTTGAAGGTGTCTAATACAATTTTAAAGAAGCAAAAGATATACTTTGCAGCCTTTACAAATGGTGCCAGACAACTTCCTTACTCATCTATTCAGACTTAATTAGTTGTTAATCAAACTTTTCACAGATTCAGCATATTTTATCCCGGATTCTATTTTGGATTGATTGCGATCATCCAGAAAAAGAATAAACTTACCACTAAAGTGTTTTTGTACTTCCTTGATCAAACGGGAATTTACAATAAATGAACGGCTGACACGCAAAAAAGAATCGGGTAGCTTTTCTTCTAGATTGGTAAGTGTATAGTCTGTAAGATATTTTTTTCCTTCCGTTGTGATCAGAAAGGTATACTTGTCTTCAGCTTCAAAATAGCTGATATCTTCCAGACGCAGCAATAAAATACGGTCTCCCGTTTTAACAGAAATGGATACCATTTCTTTCTTGGGACGCATCTGTTCAATCAGCTTTAAAAACTGTTGATTATCAAACGAAGGAGAGGTTTTGCGTAGCTTCTGAATAGTCATTTCCAGACGTTCCTTCTCAATTGGTTTCAATAGATAATCAATGGAATTTTCTTCAAATGCCCGAATAGCATACTCATCAAAGGCTGTAGCAAATACAACCATAGGTGAATAGGTTAGTTGTGCCAGCATTTCAAAACCGTTCATACCCGGCATTTCAATATCCAGAAATATCAGATCTGGTTGTAAAGCTTCTATCATTTTTAACCCATCAATGCCATTGTATGCTTCTCCAACAATGTCAATAAAGCTTTGATGTTCGGCTAGCAATCGCTTCAAACGACTGATTGCCAGCTTTTCATCATCTATAAGTACAGTAGTCATGTATGCTGTTGATTAAATCTTTCACAACGTTCCTTTGTCACTGATTTGACAGGACTTTATCTGCTTTTCGTTAATACAATCTCTGATTCTACCTCTTTTTCATAAGAGGTACCAAATTGTTTTTTAACTGTAATCTTTATGGCTTTGTGTGGTTGATTGATAAAATCATCTCCCTGAGAAGATATACTCCGGCCATTGATAATCTCCATTCGGGCCTCTTCTCCCATGAGCAGTCTGAGTTTATCCTGTGTGCTACGCAATCCATATCCTGTAATGAGTTGTTCTGGGAATGGTACTCCATTATCGAAAATGACAATGACTAGCTTATCCTGTTTGTCCAGAACTTTTATACCTAATATCCCTTTACCCATTGCTTTGGAGATTCCATGTTTGATTGCATTTTCTACCAATGGCTGTAATAAGAACTGAGGAATCAGGCAGTTTTTTAATTCTTCTTTCTCAAACCATAAAAAATATTCCAGTCGATCATCAAAACGCACCTTCTCCACTTCCAGATAAGTTTTAACCATCTCAATTTCGTCACTTAATCTGGTCAGATATTGGCTTTTTGCATTGGTACTATAGCGAAAGAACTTTGCCAGCAACAGAACCATCTGTTCTGCTTTGTCAGGATCTTCATGGATTAGGCTAGCAATGGCATTCAGAGAGTTATACAAAAAATGTGGATTTATCTTGGCTTGTAATGCTTCAAGTTCTGCTTTGGTTTTCAGTTCTTTCAGTTCAAGTAACTGATATTGTTGATCATTGAGTTTGCGACTTCTTCTTTTTTCATAGTTTCCGTAAGCATATACTGATAAACCAGCTAATATTATATTACTTCCAAATATCAGACTCAGTGGGGTGAAATGAAATAGAGAATGAAAAAATGTGTATGGCCGATAGATTGCTATCTGTATCATATGCACTACAGCAAATATACATACAGCTAACAGTATGGGCCGTAGCCATATAAACCGAATTTTTTTTTCAACAAGAGAGAATACTTGAAGCGTAAGACAAATTATGATAGCTTCTGCACTGTTGTTGGTTATCAACCAGGCAAAGCTGTGCTTTAAATCTATCTCCATGGAGGGATCGTCCATCAACGTCGAAAAACTCTTGACACTAAAATAGGTGACAGCCCCAAACGCCAGGTCCAGTGCAAGAATTAGTAAGAATTGCACTATAATCTCCTTCACCTTTGATAACCACTTTGCTATCATAGCTACCTATTGATTAGTTTTGTTGTTTAGTAATACCCTACTAGTTAATTGATTCAATCACTGTCTCTTTGTTCAATAACAGACCCTCCGTAAAGATTGATATTTGACACTTGTGGAGAACCGGAAAAGACCAGGATACTTGCTCTCTTGAGACATGCAGAATGAATGATGCGACTCACAGATAATTCCAGGCTTGCTCCCCAATCAGCCAGTTCGATAGTTGCTTCTTCACAAAAAAAGCTATTTAGGTTCAGATAACTTCCGGCTGTCGCTTTTTTAACAATTAAATGTTTGCATTCACCATATATTTCTATGGTGCTCCCTCCTACTATACTTAGTTCTATAGTATTCTCCGGACATTTAACAATTGCTAAAACACTACTTCCTCCACCAACGGAAATAGCAGCATCCTGATTAGTATCCCACACAATTTTTTCTTTTTGCCCAACAGAGACCTCCAGTGTTTTCATAGCTGATACCCCATTTTTAAGATCTGATTAATAAGTTATCCACACAGTTATAGCTCTTCGCATTGAAACCCTAATGTATGTAAAATATCAATAATTTTCTGTGCAGATAAGCTAATGGTTTCAATGCGTAATACTTTATCACAATCAGCCAGATCCAGGTTCCATTTCAGAATATCCGGGATCTGGCTCAATTGCAACTGAATATCTCTTAGAGCGTTTTTCGATTTTACATTTGTTTTAAAAACTAAAACGTCCATCCGAAAAAGTTTTAGATAGATACTAACAAAATTCTATTGGCATTTTTTCAGCATTTCTTCGTTGTATTCTTTTCCCCACGCAGGTGCAATGTTAGAAGTCGGTTTAAAACTTTCATATTTTGTTTTTGCCTTCTGAAAAAGCGGACAGGCATTTTTAGCACCACCGCCAAATGGTTCAGGAGTATAAAACAGGCTTGTTCCTCTCAGATAATAAATCCGGGGGTTCTCTGAATTTACTTTTTCTGCTTTTTGCAGATTCTCCTCAAAAATCTTTCCTTGTGTTTGCCAGCGGTTTTGTCCATCTACAGACATATTTGCCATTGCTACATACGCTTTCATGATATATGTTTCATCATTGTCTGTTTTCAGTTCTGATAACAAGCTCTCTGCTTTGGTTACATACTGATCTTTCTTCTGGCTATCATTTTCCATGAACGACATATTAGCATAACAATAGGCAGCATAGTAATTAGGCATCCACTCTCCTGCTGAATTTTTACCAATCATTTCAAATTTGTTGGCAACAGCCTGAAAGTCTTCTACCGATTTTGCTGTCTTCATCTGAGTGAGGGCCGCCTCAACAGCTTTGACAAATTTTTCATCAGCAGCGAAAGTGCTTACTATTCCTGCCATCAGAATAAAAAGAGTTATAAGGGTCTTTTTCATAATTGTACCTATAAGATTAAGTGAATAATTGTGTAAGTTGTTTATCAGATTGTTTTTCTTTTTGTTCTTGAAACCTGGTAAGTTCTAGTAGTTCCTTTGAAATATTTCCTTGCCAGATGTCCCAGCCATAACCAGCATCCGGAAAGGATAACCAATGGTAAAATAACCCACTTTACCATTCTGGCTGCTTCTGGTATATTGGCTACTGGTCCATAGACATAACCCAGAATGGGAATGCTTGTCAGAATATGGAACCAGCGGATAATTTTTCGTTCAATGGCTGCTTTCATAGTTGTCAAGGATTGATCCTAGGAGTTAGATTTTTTCAGTTTATCAATTGTTATATTCACTCCCAGAAATACTGAGCGATAAGTAGGCGGGCTTGTGGGTATTCTATTTTTGCCATCAGCACTATATCGATATCCAAAAACATTCTGGGTACCCAGCACATTGCTTACTTCTGCATAAATCACGGTAAAGTTTCCACCAATACTAGTCAGATAGTTGAAACTCATACTTAGGTTGTGATAAGCAGGAGTATGGGCTGACATAAATTCCTGCTCATTTGGATTATAGTAAGGCCGTCCACTGCTATAGGTATAGGAAGCATTGGCTTGCAGATTGATTTTTGAAAAATATCGTTTATACAAGACACTGAAATTGTGCGTAGAAGCGAAAGAAGGCATAACCTTTGCCAGATAGTTAGCAAACAATCGCTTTGTATCCAGATAAGAATAAGAGATCCAGTATTCTGAGTTTTTAAAGGTTTTTCGATCTCTAAAGAACACATCAAACCCCTGAGCATAGCCACCACCTGAGTTATCTGTTATCCCGTATGGAAACCGAAAGGCGTTCGCATCAAATGGCTCATCCACAAACTCTCTGACCAGTTGAGAATAGCTCTTATAATAGGCTTCGACCCGAAAAGTGCGGTCATTTCGTATTCGCTGATAGTTCAGAATAAAATGCTCTGCTTTTTCAAAGTCCAGCTTCTTATTAATATACAGGTAGAGTTGATTAGGATTTTGATAAAACTGTCCATAGGCTAAAGATATCTGGCTGTAATCACTCGTCTTATAGGCCAATGATAATCTGGGTGCAACATTCCATCGATGAATAACCTGTGAATACTCATTCCGGATACCTGCTCTTCCTACCAACTTATGGGTAATGTGTACATCTGTCTCCAGAAAGTTGGCCCAGTATACATCCCGAAAGGAAGTTTTGTACTCGTCAAACTGATTCTTGTATTCATAGGTGTGTAACTCTGTTCCTACGCTGACTGCCACGTCATTTGTAAAATCGCGGGTAAACATAATGCGTCCCTGTGTACGACTATCACCACGACTTGCATCAGCTGTATCAAGTCTAAGATCATCCTTATTAAAGCTTTGTGAAAATCCGATATAGAGTTTTCCCTTGTCAAAAGCCTCTGTATAGGATACATTCGAGTAAAAATTCTGATTCTTTAGTCCAAAAGTAGATTTTCCTGAATCAGTGGTTTCATCGGGTGCTGTCAAACCTAATGTATTACCTGCCAGGTTTGCATATACTTTCAACATCCCTGTCGCAGAGGTCTGCTTGCGGAAATTAGAGGCGAAGCTATATCCTTGTGGTGCTTTGTGCCA
This genomic window contains:
- the rhaM gene encoding L-rhamnose mutarotase; the protein is MSRVSFKMYLKPGYKEEYKKRHDAIWPELKKLLQETGISNYSIFLDEETHTLFGVQEIDGNASSQQLGSNPIVQKWWAFMADIMETNPDNSPVTKPLEEVFYME
- a CDS encoding nuclear transport factor 2 family protein → MKHFLLTFLLCFSVGLLMAQTKIEDEITSLENRRFDAQTNKKEAVLNEIYADDAIYTHSSGLRENKTDYIKHVLSGQWEYQKVTLEELNVQPFGTTAIGTGRVKINANTLMYTVVYLKRKGKWQLVNWTSTKLPPPQN
- the fbp gene encoding class 1 fructose-bisphosphatase; protein product: MTVLNENAIASPVGITLDRYIKRKQSEFPFASGELSQLLRDIALAGKIINREVNRAGLIDITGAFGNQNVQGEQQQKLDVVANIRFIRALKNGGEACAIISEETDEIILTGNEHGKYIVAIDPLDGSSNIDVNVSIGTIFSIYRRVSPIGEAPVMEDFLQGGRKQVAAGYILYGSSTMMVYTTGHGVVGFTYENSLGEFFLSHPDLKIPKQGSIFSCNEGYWYQYAECVRLYLDQCKRQGYSGRYIGSLVADFHRNLLKGGIYLYPALPTQPEGKLRLLYECYPLAFLVEQAGGRAINGSQAILDVIPTSLHQRSPLFIGSDVMVKEMERQYLMENQFRHQ
- a CDS encoding NAD-dependent epimerase/dehydratase family protein — protein: MRQYKKIVVTGTSGFLGSRVAKFLPTVFTGATILATSRKSDKKSALEQAGCIFIPGDLTDVAFCRQIMADADAIVHCAALSSPWGKKEDFEKANVIATQNLLEAAIAEKVSRFVFISTPSIYFNYTDRFQISEQEPLPYRMVNEYAATKLKAERLVLAANSDILETLALRPRAIIGAEDTVIFPRVLKAYQENKLVIIGSGTNKGDITCVLNVIEAIICALNAQKQAMGQAYNISNDEPVVLWEVLNNLLQQLELEPIKRKLPYWIVMTAAWITEQRYKWFKPDEEPPITQHGIGSLARSMTMDISLAKKNLGYKPVQTTQEGINEFIEWYKSQKTV
- a CDS encoding MBL fold metallo-hydrolase, producing the protein MVQESENGIKLRIFQSGYCLSDGHVVNPKVRRGKVRFYATWLLIQHPVHGNILFDTGYTDRFHSATRRMPYTLYAWATPVVVHKEDTAIEQLKEIGLSAKDIDTIILSHFHADHIGGVKDFPYSQFICSRKSMEEAIAKKGWSAVKKGILPDLLPDDFVSRTKFIEELTQQEIDHPSGLVMYDLFNDGMLKLIELPGHARGMLGIRIQHTDGITVFASDAYWSLDTFQQRILPRQRVKLFFDSWGDYVDSSEKLYRYHKNHPEERLLFTHCPQTMNFITGKSAKIN
- a CDS encoding F390 synthetase-related protein, coding for MKLKIVYYWLYFRFKRKSKTRKELTQYQQRKLQSFFAKVLTQSPYYATFVKEGKVLDDFPIINKQIFMEMFDQINTQGIKKQQAMEIALQAEESRNFSPEYGKLTVGLSTGTSGKRGLFVVSEKERAQWVGLVMNRVIKPIFFKKQKIAFFLRANSNLYSSIRSSLFEFAYFDIFKPVDELLADLNAYQPHILAAQPSVLSDIADRQQRGLLHISPKQIISFAEVLQDEDNHFISSVFNVSITQVYQCTEGFLGVSCTHGTIHLNEDFLLIEKKTIEGRRFHPVITDFTRSTQPIIRYELDDILIERESPCPCGSVFLGLERIEGRADDVLVFTTSEGKVKLYPDIICRMIARRTNDFRTYRIVQTDESHVRIELDCDPGDFDTVGQRIQAGIEDLLQTNHVYSITIELQKGITTSPGSKLRKVTRAIL
- a CDS encoding ketoacyl-ACP synthase III, which produces MNIKIQAIEKYMPGSVVNSTDLEKHLQLPTGWIEKNSGVLTRNWANPYESVGSIGAEALKRALAKASLQLSELDLLIAAGASYDHPIPFNAALIKKQIDTEYADTPCFDVDSTCLSFLHALDIAHLYLQYRGLKRVAIVNAEIASRNLDPNDPKTYSLFGDAAIAVILEASSTEGYQPIGASFKNYTQGVEYAKIYAGGLVKQGISAVPEEFYFQMQGKHMIKLTLEKLAGFMDDFSQQTHTQLIEYDFVLPHQTSRIGNELFIRTYNLDPQKVVLTLPHYGNCISASIPLGLEVLWNNQQLVKGSRMLLAGSAAGLSLGAIALQF
- a CDS encoding LytR/AlgR family response regulator transcription factor, yielding MTTVLIDDEKLAISRLKRLLAEHQSFIDIVGEAYNGIDGLKMIEALQPDLIFLDIEMPGMNGFEMLAQLTYSPMVVFATAFDEYAIRAFEENSIDYLLKPIEKERLEMTIQKLRKTSPSFDNQQFLKLIEQMRPKKEMVSISVKTGDRILLLRLEDISYFEAEDKYTFLITTEGKKYLTDYTLTNLEEKLPDSFLRVSRSFIVNSRLIKEVQKHFSGKFILFLDDRNQSKIESGIKYAESVKSLINN
- a CDS encoding sensor histidine kinase codes for the protein MIAKWLSKVKEIIVQFLLILALDLAFGAVTYFSVKSFSTLMDDPSMEIDLKHSFAWLITNNSAEAIIICLTLQVFSLVEKKIRFIWLRPILLAVCIFAVVHMIQIAIYRPYTFFHSLFHFTPLSLIFGSNIILAGLSVYAYGNYEKRRSRKLNDQQYQLLELKELKTKAELEALQAKINPHFLYNSLNAIASLIHEDPDKAEQMVLLLAKFFRYSTNAKSQYLTRLSDEIEMVKTYLEVEKVRFDDRLEYFLWFEKEELKNCLIPQFLLQPLVENAIKHGISKAMGKGILGIKVLDKQDKLVIVIFDNGVPFPEQLITGYGLRSTQDKLRLLMGEEARMEIINGRSISSQGDDFINQPHKAIKITVKKQFGTSYEKEVESEIVLTKSR
- a CDS encoding TonB-dependent receptor, which encodes MKTFFTLYFFLMSTSWIWAQTIISGKVTDAKKEVLAGASVYLKGTYDGATTDGQGNFKLATDEKDTATLIVSYIGYENSEQKVQLGKPITLTIVLTESKNATLNEVVITAGVFEASDEKRTTILKPLDIVTTAGAGADIFRALQSLPGTSQVGEQEGLFVRGGSGTETKAVIDGLIVQNPFFSSVPNVAQRGRFSPFQFKGTAFSTGGYSAQYGQALSSVLVLNSNDLPEKSQINGGINFASVYGGYTQRWEKTSLDFNGSYFNVGPILFNLNSQNIEWHKAPQGYSFASNFRKQTSATGMLKVYANLAGNTLGLTAPDETTDSGKSTFGLKNQNFYSNVSYTEAFDKGKLYIGFSQSFNKDDLRLDTADASRGDSRTQGRIMFTRDFTNDVAVSVGTELHTYEYKNQFDEYKTSFRDVYWANFLETDVHITHKLVGRAGIRNEYSQVIHRWNVAPRLSLAYKTSDYSQISLAYGQFYQNPNQLYLYINKKLDFEKAEHFILNYQRIRNDRTFRVEAYYKSYSQLVREFVDEPFDANAFRFPYGITDNSGGGYAQGFDVFFRDRKTFKNSEYWISYSYLDTKRLFANYLAKVMPSFASTHNFSVLYKRYFSKINLQANASYTYSSGRPYYNPNEQEFMSAHTPAYHNLSMSFNYLTSIGGNFTVIYAEVSNVLGTQNVFGYRYSADGKNRIPTSPPTYRSVFLGVNITIDKLKKSNS